Proteins from a genomic interval of Leptospira kanakyensis:
- a CDS encoding LptA/OstA family protein, which translates to MMKKQILFFCFFVSVLRANPSPIPVLYGSEDLLKKENSIFSPEKKKDKKDKIPVIWGGSSLTQEERTINGFPVKVFVLGGGAYIMHKTIKLSAREIEIIGEDALIGNLKGQVVVEDFQNGVTLTASKGVYDKMAGTVSLENNPVLNQKKDGKVVKIQCQSIVRYLEEAKTNLAGKVVVTSDEFQVFGEDAVFSEKEDRIDLAGEPFLFSENRFLIGKTLSYFVKEGSIQLDGDATIYQVSYENKKDKEKDTTTKERVVTLFTGKTLTHQNKGKETITSMNGDAFMYRTSSEFKANLLESRRNNKDIKATGNVSYLDRDNGYRMEGGLLSYDKDKGYSYLTENPRIVFLDKKELSERGQLTAVFLERFDERFEVVARGNVQVETQTATATGEYATYHEKRDELVMEGNPTLVKDNTKVSAGKIILFPKSDKAFLTDGLKVIPNGEKK; encoded by the coding sequence ATGATGAAAAAACAAATTTTATTTTTCTGTTTTTTTGTTTCTGTCCTTCGAGCGAATCCATCACCAATACCGGTGTTATACGGCTCGGAAGATTTGTTAAAAAAAGAAAATTCTATTTTTTCTCCTGAAAAAAAGAAAGATAAAAAGGATAAAATTCCTGTAATTTGGGGAGGGAGTAGCCTTACCCAAGAAGAACGCACCATCAACGGATTTCCGGTAAAGGTGTTTGTTTTAGGTGGTGGTGCTTATATTATGCATAAAACCATCAAACTGAGTGCTAGGGAAATTGAAATCATCGGGGAAGATGCACTCATTGGAAATCTAAAAGGACAGGTTGTTGTCGAAGACTTCCAAAACGGTGTGACTCTCACTGCATCAAAAGGTGTTTATGATAAAATGGCGGGAACGGTTAGTTTAGAAAATAACCCAGTTCTCAACCAAAAAAAAGACGGAAAAGTTGTAAAAATCCAATGCCAATCCATTGTTCGCTACTTAGAAGAAGCGAAAACCAATCTTGCGGGTAAGGTAGTGGTAACTTCTGATGAATTCCAGGTGTTTGGTGAGGATGCGGTATTTTCAGAAAAAGAGGATCGGATTGATTTGGCTGGGGAACCTTTTTTGTTTTCTGAAAATCGATTTCTCATCGGCAAAACCTTGTCTTACTTTGTAAAAGAAGGAAGTATCCAGTTGGATGGAGATGCTACCATTTATCAAGTGTCATACGAGAATAAAAAAGATAAAGAAAAAGACACCACAACCAAAGAACGAGTGGTTACTTTGTTTACGGGAAAAACTCTAACCCACCAGAACAAAGGGAAGGAAACCATTACATCCATGAATGGGGATGCCTTTATGTATCGAACGAGTTCTGAATTTAAAGCCAACCTTTTAGAAAGCCGCCGTAATAATAAAGATATTAAGGCTACAGGAAATGTAAGTTATTTGGATCGTGACAATGGATATCGAATGGAAGGTGGATTACTTTCCTATGACAAAGACAAAGGTTATTCTTATTTAACGGAAAACCCCCGGATTGTTTTTTTGGACAAAAAAGAATTAAGTGAAAGAGGCCAGTTAACTGCTGTTTTTTTAGAAAGATTTGATGAACGTTTTGAGGTAGTCGCACGAGGTAATGTTCAGGTGGAAACCCAAACCGCGACTGCCACTGGTGAATATGCAACGTATCATGAAAAACGAGATGAATTGGTGATGGAAGGAAATCCTACTCTTGTCAAAGACAATACCAAGGTTTCAGCGGGAAAGATCATTCTCTTTCCCAAGTCGGACAAGGCCTTCCTCACGGATGGGCTTAAGGTAATACCGAATGGCGAAAAAAAGTAA
- the kdsA gene encoding 3-deoxy-8-phosphooctulonate synthase, producing the protein MYDLIEEREFFGKKIGGRNPFFLISGPCVMENKDLLDRVCGEMKAICDDLGIVYIFKSSFDKANRSSINSYRGPGLEEGRKLLDFIKNKYNVPVLTDIHETIQVDPLKDTVDIFQIPAFLSRQTDLIAKAAETGKWVNVKKGQFMAPDDTRHIKTKIQESGSEKYMVTERGASFGYGNLVFDLRGIPMMHKHGIPIVFDATHSAQLPGAAGNITGGVREFIPHMVRGAVSVGVEGLFMEVHPDPEKALSDATTQFPLAKAKNLLTQLLELDRLVKTKFLEV; encoded by the coding sequence ATGTACGATTTAATTGAAGAAAGAGAATTTTTCGGTAAAAAAATCGGGGGTCGAAATCCCTTCTTTTTGATTTCCGGACCATGTGTGATGGAAAACAAAGACTTACTCGATAGAGTTTGCGGCGAGATGAAAGCGATTTGTGATGATTTGGGAATCGTTTATATTTTTAAATCTTCGTTTGATAAAGCCAACAGGTCTTCTATTAATTCTTACAGAGGACCGGGTTTAGAAGAAGGAAGGAAACTTCTAGATTTTATCAAAAACAAATACAATGTACCTGTCCTCACAGACATTCATGAAACCATCCAAGTAGACCCTTTAAAAGATACAGTTGATATCTTTCAAATTCCTGCTTTTCTCAGCCGCCAAACTGATCTCATTGCAAAGGCAGCGGAAACAGGAAAATGGGTGAATGTAAAAAAGGGCCAATTTATGGCACCGGATGACACACGTCATATCAAAACAAAAATCCAAGAGTCAGGATCTGAAAAGTATATGGTAACTGAAAGGGGAGCCAGTTTCGGATATGGTAACTTGGTATTTGATCTACGTGGAATTCCCATGATGCACAAACATGGAATCCCAATTGTATTTGATGCCACTCATTCCGCACAACTTCCGGGAGCTGCAGGAAACATCACTGGTGGGGTTCGTGAATTCATCCCTCATATGGTAAGGGGTGCCGTATCTGTTGGTGTGGAAGGGCTTTTTATGGAAGTGCATCCAGATCCAGAAAAAGCACTGTCTGATGCCACCACACAGTTCCCTTTGGCCAAAGCAAAAAATCTTTTAACACAGTTATTGGAACTTGATCGTTTGGTAAAAACCAAATTTTTAGAGGTTTAA
- the lptB gene encoding LPS export ABC transporter ATP-binding protein, which translates to MENLVKIYNKRKVVDGVSFYIRKGEIVGLLGPNGAGKTTSFYMSVGFVTPDEGHVFIDNEDLTKAPMHIRARMGVGYLAQEASIFRKLTVAENLEAILETMNLPGDEIIRRRDELLMELQIMRVANQKGYTLSGGERRRCEIARALVTNPDFILLDEPFAGVDPIAVKDIQNVIQSLKERGLGILITDHNVRETLKITDRAYIMYSGRILISGTADDLINDPETRRIYLGEDFKL; encoded by the coding sequence ATGGAAAATTTAGTAAAAATCTATAACAAACGTAAGGTTGTAGATGGTGTTAGTTTTTATATTAGAAAAGGCGAAATTGTTGGTCTCCTAGGTCCAAATGGGGCAGGAAAAACAACTAGTTTTTATATGAGTGTTGGTTTTGTCACTCCTGATGAAGGCCATGTTTTTATTGATAATGAAGATCTGACAAAAGCTCCCATGCATATCCGAGCAAGGATGGGCGTTGGTTATTTGGCGCAAGAAGCAAGTATCTTTCGTAAACTAACAGTTGCTGAAAACTTAGAAGCCATTTTAGAAACAATGAATTTGCCAGGTGATGAAATCATTCGTCGCCGGGATGAACTCCTTATGGAATTACAGATCATGCGAGTGGCGAACCAAAAAGGGTACACTTTGTCCGGTGGTGAAAGGAGACGTTGTGAAATTGCAAGAGCTCTTGTTACCAATCCAGATTTTATTTTACTCGATGAACCGTTTGCTGGTGTGGATCCGATTGCCGTCAAAGACATTCAAAACGTAATTCAATCTCTAAAAGAGAGAGGGCTTGGGATTTTAATCACAGACCATAACGTAAGAGAAACATTGAAAATTACTGATAGAGCTTATATCATGTACAGCGGACGAATTTTAATTTCTGGGACTGCTGATGATTTGATAAACGATCCTGAAACTAGAAGAATTTACTTAGGTGAGGATTTTAAACTATAA
- the hprK gene encoding HPr(Ser) kinase/phosphatase yields the protein MPVPGITVDTILRDHEDLQLNLITGEAGLSNRINNAEINRPGLSLTGFFDFFANDRIQILGKGEWAYLNSLSEDKLHEITEKFFEFHLNCIIYTHGNEPQIPFVERAKTKGIPLFKTEIATHRFITLISQILDRALAPRTMRHGVLIEVFGIGTLLTGRSGVGKSETALELIERGHRLVADDMVEIRRLSESYLIGSCSDLLRHHMEIRGLGILNIKDLFGVGSVRDHKLIELIINLKEWEEQTSGEYERTGIEQSMEEILGVSVPYIEIPVKPGRNIPIIVETAAMNQRLRKMGKNSAKEFSNKLNTYIQQNSIETNPAKD from the coding sequence ATGCCAGTTCCAGGGATCACAGTTGATACAATTTTAAGAGATCATGAAGATCTACAATTGAATTTGATCACGGGAGAAGCCGGGTTATCGAATCGGATCAACAATGCAGAAATCAATCGTCCTGGATTATCGCTCACTGGATTTTTTGATTTTTTTGCCAATGATCGCATTCAGATTTTAGGTAAAGGGGAATGGGCTTATCTCAATTCTTTATCAGAAGACAAACTCCATGAAATCACGGAGAAGTTTTTTGAATTCCATTTGAATTGTATTATTTATACTCATGGAAATGAACCACAAATTCCTTTTGTAGAAAGAGCCAAAACCAAAGGCATTCCGCTTTTTAAAACAGAAATTGCCACACATAGATTCATCACACTTATTTCTCAAATTTTAGATCGCGCTCTTGCACCAAGAACAATGCGTCATGGTGTACTCATTGAGGTTTTTGGAATTGGAACTTTGCTTACGGGTCGTTCTGGTGTGGGTAAAAGTGAAACTGCCCTTGAACTGATTGAACGTGGGCATAGGCTTGTGGCTGATGATATGGTGGAGATTCGGAGACTCAGTGAAAGTTATCTGATTGGATCTTGTTCTGATTTACTTCGTCACCATATGGAGATTAGAGGCCTGGGAATTTTAAACATCAAAGATCTGTTTGGTGTTGGATCGGTTAGAGATCACAAACTCATTGAACTGATCATCAACTTAAAAGAATGGGAAGAACAAACTTCTGGTGAATATGAAAGGACTGGAATTGAACAGAGTATGGAAGAAATTTTAGGAGTTTCTGTTCCATATATTGAAATTCCTGTCAAACCTGGAAGAAACATTCCTATCATTGTAGAAACGGCAGCAATGAACCAACGTTTACGCAAAATGGGAAAAAACAGCGCCAAAGAATTTTCAAATAAACTAAATACTTATATCCAACAGAATTCCATTGAAACAAATCCAGCTAAAGATTAG
- a CDS encoding sigma-54-dependent transcriptional regulator, with protein sequence MQKLIYILDDEKEIRKSLRVILEDEDYTVEDFANGKALLKALAKERPSLVLLDVWVGKEDGLTILDECKKLYSSLPIVMISGHGTIELAVNATKKGAVDFLEKPLSIEKVIQTIESALEKTKDHEIPEFQLEVDEILGESASIKRVKFAIFQAAQTNARVFIFGENGTGKELTARAIHQNSKRKSEPYIEFNCAAVPEETLEQELFGYEVHGTQTKSEIKMGKWEAAGNGTLFLDEVCDLPLSIQSKVLKVILEQKLERVGGKDTISVDVRIIAATNSNVEEAIREGRFREDLYYALSVIPLELPPLRERNLDIPLLAEYYLKKSISENKLSPKTIDREGLDALTTHFWPGNVRELGNILERLSILVPGDTIRAKDVKEALHGFKKANEMVARGDLKHAKEEFERQYIIKTLQICEGNVTRTSKALGIERTHLYRKLRSLNISVEQLNEG encoded by the coding sequence ATGCAAAAACTCATTTATATTTTGGATGATGAAAAAGAAATTCGAAAATCATTACGAGTGATTTTGGAAGATGAAGATTACACGGTTGAAGATTTTGCAAATGGAAAAGCTTTATTAAAGGCACTGGCAAAGGAAAGACCTTCACTTGTTTTGCTTGACGTATGGGTTGGTAAAGAAGATGGACTTACCATTTTAGACGAATGTAAAAAACTCTATTCTAGTTTGCCAATTGTTATGATTTCGGGACATGGAACGATTGAACTTGCTGTCAACGCTACAAAAAAAGGTGCTGTTGATTTTTTAGAAAAACCTCTTTCGATAGAAAAAGTAATCCAAACCATTGAATCAGCATTAGAAAAAACCAAGGATCATGAAATTCCGGAATTCCAACTGGAAGTGGATGAAATTTTAGGAGAATCAGCTTCTATCAAACGAGTGAAGTTTGCTATATTCCAAGCTGCACAAACCAATGCACGTGTTTTTATTTTTGGCGAAAATGGAACGGGAAAGGAATTAACGGCAAGAGCCATCCATCAAAATTCCAAAAGAAAATCAGAACCATACATCGAATTCAATTGTGCTGCGGTTCCAGAGGAAACCTTAGAACAAGAGTTATTTGGATATGAAGTTCACGGAACCCAAACCAAATCCGAAATCAAAATGGGAAAATGGGAAGCGGCCGGGAATGGAACTTTGTTTTTGGATGAGGTTTGTGATTTACCACTTTCCATCCAATCCAAAGTTTTAAAGGTAATTTTGGAACAAAAACTGGAACGCGTTGGGGGAAAAGATACAATATCCGTCGATGTTCGTATCATTGCCGCAACCAATTCCAATGTGGAAGAAGCCATCCGTGAAGGAAGGTTTCGAGAAGACCTATACTATGCTTTGAGTGTGATTCCATTAGAGTTACCTCCGTTACGCGAAAGAAATTTGGACATTCCTTTACTTGCAGAATATTATTTAAAAAAGTCTATTTCGGAAAATAAACTTTCTCCGAAAACCATTGACCGGGAGGGACTCGATGCGCTCACCACGCATTTTTGGCCCGGAAATGTAAGGGAACTCGGAAATATTTTAGAACGATTGAGTATTCTGGTTCCAGGGGACACCATCCGCGCGAAGGATGTAAAGGAAGCCTTACATGGATTTAAAAAAGCCAATGAAATGGTGGCTCGAGGCGATTTGAAACATGCCAAGGAAGAGTTTGAGCGCCAATACATCATCAAAACCCTACAAATTTGTGAGGGGAATGTGACAAGAACCTCCAAGGCATTAGGCATTGAAAGAACTCATTTGTATCGGAAATTACGTTCCTTAAATATATCTGTGGAACAATTGAACGAAGGTTAG
- the lptC gene encoding LPS export ABC transporter periplasmic protein LptC — protein sequence MMRRLIFPIYLLAIVSCKDKEYLRIEVEKESGSMVSMRNFSRSSYKESGELEWKLKGDESYIFPKENKTIVYGFEFKQLEKGNVTSAMTGDRGEINHSTKTVVLSGKVKLKTNDGKYIESESLTYNLDDKTLSSEDDVLVYSDGTTIRGKGLRADKSLNKFTIIQPKAVTVGGSNPLKDK from the coding sequence ATGATGCGAAGGTTGATTTTTCCAATTTATCTTTTAGCGATTGTTAGCTGTAAAGATAAAGAATACCTTCGCATTGAAGTCGAAAAAGAATCAGGTTCGATGGTTTCTATGCGTAATTTTTCTCGTTCTTCTTACAAGGAATCGGGCGAATTGGAATGGAAACTAAAAGGAGACGAATCATATATATTTCCTAAAGAAAACAAAACTATCGTGTATGGATTTGAATTCAAACAATTGGAAAAGGGAAACGTCACCTCTGCAATGACTGGAGACCGAGGGGAAATCAACCACTCCACAAAAACGGTAGTCCTCAGTGGGAAGGTTAAATTAAAAACCAATGATGGTAAATATATAGAGTCGGAATCTCTTACTTATAACTTGGATGATAAAACATTATCTTCGGAAGATGATGTCCTTGTTTATTCTGATGGAACCACCATTCGTGGGAAAGGACTGCGTGCCGATAAAAGCCTAAATAAGTTTACCATCATCCAACCAAAAGCTGTGACTGTGGGTGGTAGTAATCCCCTGAAGGATAAATGA
- a CDS encoding HPr family phosphocarrier protein, whose protein sequence is MKQIQLKIREDSTGLHARPASLFVKMAASFPCEIFVIKDDIEVNGKSIMGLMMLALGPGTEFSVKADGKREEEALLALEALVGRNFETNAN, encoded by the coding sequence TTGAAACAAATCCAGCTAAAGATTAGAGAAGATAGTACGGGGCTACATGCAAGGCCTGCTTCATTATTTGTGAAGATGGCAGCTAGTTTCCCTTGTGAAATTTTTGTCATTAAAGACGATATAGAAGTCAATGGCAAATCCATCATGGGACTTATGATGTTAGCACTTGGACCTGGAACCGAGTTTTCTGTAAAGGCTGATGGGAAAAGAGAAGAGGAGGCTCTTCTTGCTTTAGAAGCTTTGGTTGGTCGTAATTTTGAAACCAATGCCAATTAG
- a CDS encoding LIC_11548 family sensor histidine kinase, with product MPIRIFKLIPRLSDESRYYLRDIFIFFLTLGISVGFSELVFFREEEDISFFSKLDTYVFILIPFFILSLILSYVYRNRRNRETGKIRSSIRYRLTLAFLFVALVPSLPIFILSSNLTGRLIEGFYRVDISNALRSANLIVQNEEKEIESEFIEKVSILRSRLKGQKSDGFIVFQKGIENGLFEKNEYYLGFVSSGILSFESKGVYRHILGLEFLESKRPGIYTSRLYLSDRSYLFCKFFLDESREVYVGQRIHKGMESDVLNIVNATSTYEKVSLWKEKIPFSVRITIASFSFAMFLIAILFSFLFARRISRPIINLANATKKVSLGDSDIRLEKTEEGEMGILIDSFNQMVSDLDAKSEELMHTQRIAAWKEVAQRMAHEIKNPLTPIQLSAQRIQRKFQNPKSENLESVIFDATETIIGQVRVLEHLVKEFSEFARMPVPVLINQKLNPILEEAFALFRDTTDIEFELKLAENLPEVFLDKRLFLGVINNLIKNAVEAIQSAENPKEEMDILSLKRKKIRIMSKLQKKALRKSIVIEIDDSGPGLKEEWKEKIFEPYFSTKENHGSGIGLAIVQKTIIDHHGHIVVENSKLGGCKFRIELPLDSH from the coding sequence ATGCCAATTAGGATATTCAAACTCATTCCACGTTTGTCTGATGAAAGCAGATATTATTTACGTGATATTTTTATTTTTTTCCTTACCTTAGGAATCTCTGTTGGCTTTTCTGAGTTGGTTTTTTTTAGAGAAGAAGAAGATATTTCTTTTTTCTCCAAGTTGGATACGTATGTATTCATTTTAATTCCGTTTTTTATCCTTTCATTAATCTTAAGTTATGTTTATCGGAATCGCCGAAATAGAGAAACCGGAAAAATTCGAAGTTCTATTAGGTATCGTCTAACGCTTGCTTTTTTGTTTGTGGCTCTTGTTCCTTCTCTACCGATTTTTATACTTTCTTCCAACTTAACCGGAAGGCTGATTGAGGGTTTTTACAGGGTTGATATTTCCAATGCACTTAGGTCGGCAAACCTTATTGTTCAAAATGAAGAAAAGGAAATTGAATCTGAATTCATAGAAAAGGTAAGTATTTTACGTTCTCGATTGAAAGGACAAAAATCCGATGGATTTATTGTTTTTCAAAAAGGCATTGAAAATGGACTCTTTGAAAAAAACGAATATTATCTGGGTTTTGTTTCATCGGGGATTCTTAGTTTTGAATCCAAAGGAGTGTATCGGCACATTTTAGGTCTTGAGTTTTTGGAATCAAAACGACCTGGAATTTATACTTCACGTTTGTATTTGAGTGACCGGTCTTATTTATTTTGTAAGTTTTTTTTGGATGAAAGTAGGGAAGTTTATGTTGGGCAGAGAATTCACAAAGGGATGGAGTCAGATGTTTTAAATATTGTAAACGCAACTTCTACATATGAAAAGGTAAGCCTTTGGAAAGAAAAAATTCCCTTTAGTGTTCGAATCACCATAGCCTCTTTTTCATTCGCTATGTTTCTCATAGCCATTTTGTTTTCTTTTTTGTTTGCGAGAAGAATTTCCCGCCCTATCATCAATTTGGCCAATGCCACCAAAAAAGTTTCGTTAGGTGATTCTGACATTCGATTGGAAAAAACAGAAGAGGGGGAGATGGGAATTCTGATTGATAGTTTCAACCAAATGGTGAGCGATTTGGATGCGAAGTCTGAAGAGTTGATGCATACCCAAAGGATTGCTGCTTGGAAAGAAGTGGCGCAGCGGATGGCACATGAAATTAAGAACCCACTCACACCCATCCAACTTTCCGCTCAAAGGATCCAAAGAAAATTCCAAAATCCAAAATCTGAGAATTTAGAATCCGTCATTTTTGATGCTACAGAAACCATCATTGGCCAAGTGCGAGTCCTCGAACATCTTGTAAAAGAGTTTAGTGAATTTGCAAGAATGCCTGTGCCAGTACTTATCAACCAAAAATTAAATCCAATTTTGGAAGAGGCTTTTGCTTTGTTTCGAGATACAACGGATATTGAATTTGAACTTAAATTAGCTGAGAATTTACCGGAAGTTTTTTTGGATAAAAGGTTGTTTCTCGGAGTGATCAATAACCTTATTAAAAATGCAGTTGAGGCAATCCAATCGGCAGAAAATCCGAAAGAGGAAATGGACATTTTAAGTCTCAAACGAAAAAAAATCCGAATCATGTCCAAGTTACAAAAAAAGGCTCTCAGAAAGTCGATTGTGATTGAAATCGATGACTCAGGTCCTGGACTCAAAGAGGAATGGAAGGAAAAGATATTTGAACCCTATTTTTCAACTAAGGAAAATCATGGGTCAGGCATTGGGCTTGCCATTGTTCAAAAAACAATCATTGACCATCATGGTCATATCGTTGTAGAAAATTCTAAATTAGGTGGTTGTAAATTTAGAATTGAACTTCCGTTGGATAGTCACTAA
- the rpoN gene encoding RNA polymerase factor sigma-54, with protein MKLGASLSQRQTQKLVMTQDLRQSIELLSLSTLELSDKIQNELLENPLLDEVGVDEKTKMPELFSIDEVKRLEKLNHEKSTDVNWQDSYSLEGPRSYDTEASDRNQKYIESSTRGETLEEHLLNQLRLIKLTKLEFEIGEVLISMIDDKGFITDDLAVVSKEMGYPETKVRRVLQVVNELDPIGIGAKDMQETLLIQGKILFPDNHLLHQLIGEFLSDLEKVDYKKIAKNLKITEEEILSLARLIKKLEPYPATTYQGRKIDYVVADVVVKTVGNEFNIFINDEWLPKLSIQEEYRELLNQKLPPKEKEYFQTKFSSAQWLIRSIQQRRQTLQRVVSCIIDFQVDFFRGGIGFIKPLTLKEVAEKLNLHESTISRITTNKYVQTTWGIFELKWFFSSGVKSTEGGKESSKKIHEIIRNLVKDEDENNPLSDQDIVELMEKKGIEIARRTVAKYRKVLRILPSNERKRISSLKG; from the coding sequence ATGAAACTCGGGGCTTCACTTTCACAACGCCAAACGCAAAAATTAGTGATGACCCAGGACTTACGTCAGTCCATTGAACTTTTGTCTTTATCCACTTTAGAACTTTCTGACAAAATCCAAAATGAACTTTTGGAAAATCCTCTTTTGGATGAAGTCGGAGTGGATGAAAAAACCAAAATGCCGGAACTTTTTTCTATCGATGAAGTAAAACGTTTAGAAAAACTAAATCATGAAAAAAGTACCGATGTCAATTGGCAGGACTCTTATTCTTTAGAGGGGCCACGTTCTTATGATACGGAAGCTAGTGACAGAAACCAAAAATACATTGAATCCTCAACTCGTGGGGAAACCTTAGAAGAACATTTACTGAATCAATTACGACTAATCAAACTAACTAAGTTGGAGTTTGAAATTGGTGAAGTCCTTATCAGTATGATTGACGATAAAGGATTTATCACAGACGACTTGGCAGTTGTTTCTAAAGAAATGGGATACCCTGAAACAAAGGTTCGGCGAGTGTTGCAAGTTGTTAACGAACTTGATCCCATTGGAATTGGGGCGAAGGATATGCAAGAAACCCTTCTCATCCAAGGAAAAATTCTTTTTCCGGATAACCATCTTTTACACCAGTTGATTGGTGAATTTTTATCCGACCTAGAAAAGGTAGATTATAAAAAAATAGCAAAGAATCTAAAAATTACCGAAGAAGAAATTTTAAGTTTAGCAAGACTAATTAAAAAATTAGAACCTTATCCAGCCACAACCTACCAAGGCCGGAAAATTGATTATGTTGTGGCAGACGTAGTTGTAAAGACCGTAGGAAACGAATTTAATATCTTTATAAACGATGAGTGGTTGCCTAAACTTTCGATCCAGGAAGAATACAGGGAACTTTTGAATCAAAAATTGCCACCAAAAGAAAAGGAATATTTCCAAACAAAATTTAGTTCGGCGCAGTGGCTCATTCGTTCCATCCAACAAAGAAGACAAACATTACAAAGAGTTGTCAGTTGTATCATTGATTTTCAGGTCGATTTTTTTCGCGGAGGAATTGGATTTATCAAACCACTTACCTTAAAGGAAGTTGCTGAAAAATTAAACTTACATGAATCTACAATCTCTCGTATAACAACGAATAAATATGTCCAAACCACTTGGGGGATTTTTGAACTCAAATGGTTTTTTTCTTCTGGGGTTAAATCAACAGAAGGAGGCAAAGAAAGTTCTAAAAAAATCCATGAGATCATTCGTAATTTGGTGAAGGATGAAGACGAAAACAATCCTTTATCAGATCAAGATATCGTTGAACTTATGGAGAAAAAAGGAATTGAAATTGCAAGGCGTACGGTTGCAAAATATAGAAAGGTCTTAAGAATCCTTCCTTCTAATGAAAGGAAGAGAATCAGTTCTCTAAAGGGGTAA